One window of the Clostridium sp. MB40-C1 genome contains the following:
- a CDS encoding DEAD/DEAH box helicase, with translation MAITIPESISMLESVTVGEKRVFKVLKEMLPEDYIIWFDLRVNGRYPDFIILAPNLGIIVLEVKDWQIGSIVSGDTNQYELKTMGKCSNPLKQARDYMFNIVNELKKDKKLINSTGKYKGNLKFTYGHGVIFTKISKKSFYASKLESTIEEDFIIFQDELKQIENSYDKDMLIEKLKLMFPIKFDFEPLTQSTMDRIRGNIFKEIKLSSDNESILKVMNLEQEKYAKGIGYGHRVIRGVAGSGKTIILICRAKYLMEAHKDWNILVLCYNKTLAAFLRESIWKDENQSNIEIIHMHGWINKISRELNLPIARYDKDVTSNISKITDDMLEGLKKYDAILIDEGQDLEEKWLKFIVKNLRNPEHSHLLLTSDGAQNLYSRKYTLKSVGIKAVGRTVIMRENYRNTKEILNFANGILLDNNTKKNNNEEENDFIIEPKSILRTGNVPNVIQQKIFQDEVDNIISQIIELNKSGIKYGEIAVLYPYSKYLKTEYVKIIEENFKNKSIPYLCINKAVNKANFRLDRNEVKISTIYSAKGLDFKVVFICGINEGLMKNYEESKKLLYVGMTRATDILKVAYSVNNELTEAMIRSYKEISADKSKEKLIDINCKDIEKNSVKTEIAKGSKSEGKKKGIMSKIFDLFK, from the coding sequence ATGGCAATTACGATACCTGAAAGCATTAGTATGTTAGAAAGTGTTACTGTAGGAGAAAAAAGAGTTTTTAAAGTTTTAAAAGAAATGTTACCGGAGGATTATATTATATGGTTTGATTTAAGAGTAAATGGTAGATATCCTGATTTCATAATATTGGCTCCAAATTTAGGAATCATAGTTTTAGAAGTTAAGGATTGGCAAATCGGATCAATAGTTTCAGGAGATACTAATCAATATGAGCTTAAAACTATGGGAAAATGTTCTAATCCATTAAAACAAGCTAGGGATTATATGTTTAATATTGTAAATGAATTAAAAAAAGATAAAAAGCTAATTAATAGTACAGGAAAATATAAGGGGAATTTAAAGTTTACTTATGGACATGGAGTTATTTTTACAAAGATATCAAAAAAATCTTTTTATGCATCTAAGCTAGAAAGTACTATAGAGGAAGATTTTATTATATTTCAAGATGAATTAAAGCAAATAGAAAATAGTTATGATAAAGATATGTTAATAGAAAAACTAAAACTTATGTTTCCAATTAAATTTGATTTTGAACCTTTAACCCAGAGTACTATGGATAGAATAAGAGGAAACATTTTTAAAGAAATAAAGCTCTCATCAGATAATGAATCTATTCTTAAAGTGATGAATTTGGAGCAAGAAAAATATGCAAAAGGAATAGGCTATGGACATAGGGTTATAAGAGGAGTTGCCGGAAGTGGGAAGACTATAATCTTAATATGTAGAGCTAAATATTTAATGGAAGCACATAAAGATTGGAATATATTAGTGTTATGCTATAATAAAACATTAGCAGCTTTTTTAAGAGAATCTATATGGAAAGATGAGAATCAAAGTAATATAGAGATTATACATATGCATGGTTGGATTAATAAGATATCTAGAGAATTGAATTTGCCAATAGCCCGTTATGATAAAGATGTTACAAGTAATATTTCTAAAATTACAGATGACATGCTAGAAGGATTAAAAAAATACGATGCTATTTTAATTGATGAGGGGCAAGATTTAGAAGAAAAATGGCTTAAATTTATAGTTAAAAATCTTAGAAATCCAGAGCATAGCCATTTGCTTTTAACTTCAGACGGAGCACAAAATTTATATAGTAGAAAATATACTCTAAAGTCAGTTGGAATAAAGGCTGTCGGTAGAACAGTTATTATGAGAGAAAATTATAGGAATACAAAAGAAATTCTTAATTTTGCTAATGGAATTTTATTAGACAATAATACTAAGAAGAATAATAATGAAGAAGAAAATGATTTTATTATAGAGCCAAAGTCAATATTAAGAACAGGCAATGTTCCTAATGTGATTCAACAAAAAATTTTTCAAGATGAAGTTGATAATATTATTTCACAAATAATAGAGTTAAATAAGAGTGGTATAAAATATGGAGAAATCGCTGTATTATATCCTTATAGTAAATATCTTAAAACTGAATATGTAAAAATTATTGAAGAAAATTTTAAAAATAAATCTATACCATATTTATGTATTAATAAAGCTGTAAACAAAGCCAATTTTAGACTTGATAGAAATGAAGTTAAAATATCTACTATCTATAGTGCCAAAGGATTAGACTTTAAGGTTGTATTTATCTGTGGAATAAATGAAGGTCTTATGAAAAACTATGAAGAATCTAAAAAATTATTGTATGTAGGAATGACTAGAGCTACAGATATATTAAAAGTTGCTTATAGTGTTAATAATGAACTAACAGAAGCTATGATAAGAAGCTATAAAGAAATAAGTGCTGATAAGTCAAAAGAAAAGCTGATTGATATAAATTGTAAAGATATAGAAAAAAATTCAGTTAAAACAGAAATAGCAAAAGGTAGCAAATCAGAAGGAAAAAAGAAAGGAATTATGAGTAAGATATTTGATTTGTTTAAGTAA
- a CDS encoding HepT-like ribonuclease domain-containing protein, whose protein sequence is MNKERLLKIIEDMQECKADIDECIDILEKNKDNAIMIKLAKSSLRQLFVSFHTILEDFCSIVLKEIKKFKVGITLSDALKLLRDNNVIDEDTYIFLQRSRLIRNRISHRYKEPGHEELFEHIIKYSDRIDIIIGIAKGYL, encoded by the coding sequence ATGAATAAAGAAAGACTTTTGAAAATAATAGAGGATATGCAAGAGTGTAAAGCAGATATAGATGAATGTATTGATATATTAGAAAAAAATAAGGATAATGCAATAATGATAAAGCTAGCAAAGTCAAGTTTAAGACAATTATTTGTTAGCTTTCATACTATACTGGAGGATTTTTGCTCAATTGTTTTGAAAGAGATTAAAAAATTTAAGGTAGGAATAACTTTAAGCGATGCTTTAAAATTATTAAGAGATAATAACGTAATTGATGAGGATACATATATTTTTCTGCAAAGGTCTAGATTAATTAGAAATAGAATTTCTCATAGATATAAAGAGCCGGGGCATGAAGAGTTATTTGAGCATATTATTAAATATAGTGATAGAATTGACATAATAATCGGAATAGCAAAAGGGTATTTATAA
- a CDS encoding nucleotidyltransferase domain-containing protein produces the protein MSTLEDKNIILDKLNSTEFIEFMRNFDIDNVVVFGSICNDEFNELSDVDIALLGENKISLDNILDIELFLERLLEREIDVIDLRSESLDLFVKINILNSGKIIYSTDDNKLFEEFCDYTDRIYRENEDFMYFRRGDVLS, from the coding sequence TTGAGTACATTAGAAGATAAAAATATAATATTAGATAAATTAAATTCAACTGAATTTATTGAATTTATGAGAAACTTTGATATTGATAATGTAGTGGTTTTTGGAAGTATTTGCAATGATGAATTTAATGAATTATCTGATGTAGACATAGCTCTATTAGGAGAAAATAAAATTTCATTAGATAATATTTTGGATATAGAGCTGTTTTTAGAAAGATTGTTAGAAAGAGAAATAGATGTAATAGATTTAAGAAGTGAATCTTTAGATTTATTTGTAAAAATAAATATTTTAAATAGTGGAAAAATTATATATTCTACAGATGATAATAAATTATTTGAGGAGTTTTGTGATTATACTGATAGAATTTACAGAGAAAATGAAGATTTTATGTATTTTAGAAGAGGTGATGTATTGTCATGA
- a CDS encoding PH domain-containing protein: protein MSDKPSRNHYVYIIKNIIGFIKNLWWLVLIIITKGFEFSAILSALVFLGVGTIFIVLDWSKTKFYIKDDLLILEKGIISRSKEDIPFDKINTIDFGQSILDRIFGVCTLKIDTGSVVSEKSEFKIIAKYEFAEEIKKTILKTNTCKLKENEDGVDDLNNAHNLDKKFSSNVNFDDDLISEKVITKEEIFKYALTKGKLFWAIGGFFALFNFADDIEKLINIKFSKIIERYVNLDILASKSIVTIALSAIVFTVFIYMLILIGSIIFEMIRLNDFTVKLYKNKISISYGLFTKKQYSFQIDKIYGIKYKQSMLQQLMNIATIELIAIGYGDEKNEKAILYPIVDNKFRNELMKKILPNMIFEGDIIKPPRSSLRRFILKGTLIWSVILTLAYIFLNVVPNNVKLAISTIIIALSIVGGLLNYKNTYLGINKKVLIACSGSFDKVTTIIREDIIQSITKKQSIFQRWGRVCTYQIDLYSNQLGDIIEVKHMQELDNDYWDIS, encoded by the coding sequence ATGAGCGATAAACCAAGTAGAAATCATTATGTATATATAATAAAAAATATAATTGGATTTATTAAAAATTTATGGTGGCTAGTACTTATAATAATAACAAAGGGTTTTGAATTTTCGGCGATTTTATCAGCATTAGTATTTTTAGGGGTAGGTACTATTTTTATAGTATTAGATTGGAGCAAAACTAAATTTTATATTAAAGATGATTTGTTAATTTTAGAAAAAGGTATTATTTCAAGATCCAAAGAAGATATACCTTTTGATAAAATAAATACTATAGACTTTGGACAAAGTATACTGGATAGGATATTTGGAGTATGTACATTAAAGATAGATACAGGAAGTGTTGTTTCAGAAAAATCAGAATTTAAGATAATTGCAAAATACGAATTTGCAGAGGAAATAAAGAAAACTATTTTAAAAACAAATACATGCAAATTAAAAGAGAATGAAGATGGTGTAGATGATTTAAATAATGCACATAATTTAGATAAGAAATTTTCTTCAAATGTAAATTTTGATGATGATTTAATAAGCGAAAAAGTTATAACTAAAGAAGAAATATTTAAATATGCATTGACAAAAGGTAAGTTATTTTGGGCAATAGGAGGCTTCTTTGCACTCTTTAATTTTGCTGATGATATAGAAAAACTTATAAATATTAAATTCTCTAAAATTATAGAAAGATATGTAAATTTAGATATTTTAGCATCAAAATCAATTGTAACGATTGCGTTATCTGCTATAGTTTTTACAGTATTTATATATATGTTAATACTTATAGGATCAATTATTTTTGAAATGATAAGATTGAATGATTTTACAGTAAAGTTATATAAAAATAAAATAAGTATATCTTATGGCTTATTTACTAAAAAACAATATTCTTTTCAAATAGATAAAATATATGGTATAAAATATAAACAAAGTATGCTTCAACAATTAATGAATATTGCTACAATAGAACTTATTGCAATTGGTTATGGAGATGAAAAAAACGAAAAAGCAATTTTATATCCTATAGTAGATAATAAATTTAGAAATGAACTTATGAAAAAGATATTACCCAATATGATATTTGAGGGGGATATTATAAAGCCACCTAGAAGTAGTCTTAGAAGATTTATTTTAAAAGGGACTTTGATTTGGAGTGTGATACTTACTTTAGCTTACATATTTTTAAATGTTGTTCCCAATAATGTTAAATTAGCTATTAGTACTATTATAATCGCACTTTCTATAGTTGGTGGTTTGTTAAATTACAAAAACACATATTTAGGTATAAATAAAAAGGTTTTAATAGCGTGTAGCGGAAGTTTTGATAAGGTAACAACAATAATAAGAGAAGATATAATACAATCAATAACTAAAAAACAAAGTATATTTCAAAGATGGGGAAGAGTATGTACTTATCAAATAGATTTATACTCAAATCAGTTAGGAGATATAATTGAGGTAAAACATATGCAGGAATTAGATAATGATTACTGGGATATTAGTTGA
- a CDS encoding PH domain-containing protein: protein MQKNKLNQNAKKSWLLARAIATSIVTAILVGIKWFFTYKIGVNFFIEKSFYINIFIILIIGLLILNTFIYPFIEYAQWKYTITKDKIEFSEGIYCVKTTIIPIIRVQHIKINQGPINKIFKLADIEIFTAGGSHKIPNLDMQKANEIGEYLKEKIKEKVEKNER from the coding sequence ATGCAAAAGAATAAATTAAATCAAAATGCTAAAAAGTCATGGCTATTAGCTAGAGCTATAGCAACAAGTATAGTTACAGCAATATTAGTAGGAATAAAGTGGTTTTTTACTTATAAAATAGGTGTGAATTTCTTTATAGAGAAGAGTTTTTATATAAATATATTTATTATATTAATTATAGGATTATTGATATTGAATACTTTTATATACCCATTTATAGAATATGCTCAATGGAAATATACAATTACAAAGGATAAAATAGAATTTTCAGAAGGAATATATTGTGTTAAAACAACAATTATTCCAATAATTAGAGTTCAGCATATAAAAATAAATCAAGGTCCTATAAATAAAATATTTAAATTAGCAGATATTGAAATTTTTACAGCGGGAGGCTCACATAAAATTCCTAATTTGGATATGCAAAAAGCAAATGAGATTGGGGAGTATTTAAAAGAAAAAATTAAAGAAAAGGTTGAGAAAAATGAGCGATAA
- a CDS encoding DUF86 domain-containing protein, whose protein sequence is MGNDVIYNKIQIIERCIKRIYEEYEDNPKNLENYTKQDSIILNIQRSCEAAIDLAMHVVSEKRLGIPQNSRDAFEVLQDNGLIDKNLMKKLKGMVGFRNIAVHNYQAVNLGIIKEIIEKHLTDLKEFTEVIILKI, encoded by the coding sequence ATGGGGAATGATGTGATTTACAATAAAATACAAATCATAGAAAGATGTATAAAAAGAATATATGAGGAATATGAAGATAACCCTAAAAATCTTGAAAATTATACTAAACAAGATTCAATAATATTAAATATTCAAAGATCATGTGAAGCTGCGATTGATCTTGCTATGCATGTGGTTTCGGAAAAAAGATTAGGTATTCCTCAAAATAGTAGAGATGCTTTTGAAGTTCTTCAAGATAATGGACTCATAGATAAAAATCTTATGAAAAAACTAAAAGGAATGGTGGGATTTAGAAATATAGCAGTGCATAATTATCAAGCAGTAAATTTAGGAATAATTAAAGAAATAATAGAAAAACATTTAACTGATTTAAAAGAGTTTACCGAAGTTATAATATTAAAAATTTAA
- a CDS encoding nucleotidyltransferase domain-containing protein: protein MGLTDFEIKKIVDFLINKINPYLMYLFGSSVKGNFREDSDIDIAFLSHEEYSDYEIFMIAQELADIMKREIDLVNLKKSSTVFKAQIVGTGKTIYCNDENKRMYFEMYAFKDYALLNEERAEILKGIKKRGSVYGE, encoded by the coding sequence ATGGGGTTAACTGATTTTGAGATAAAAAAGATAGTTGATTTTTTAATAAATAAAATAAATCCATATCTAATGTATCTATTTGGCTCAAGTGTTAAAGGAAATTTTCGTGAAGATAGCGATATAGATATAGCTTTTTTATCTCATGAAGAATACAGTGATTATGAAATATTTATGATAGCACAAGAATTAGCAGATATTATGAAAAGAGAAATAGATTTAGTAAATTTAAAAAAATCTTCTACAGTATTTAAGGCACAAATAGTTGGCACAGGCAAAACTATTTATTGTAATGATGAAAATAAAAGAATGTATTTTGAAATGTACGCTTTCAAAGATTATGCTTTATTAAACGAGGAAAGAGCAGAGATATTAAAGGGTATTAAGAAACGAGGTTCAGTGTATGGGGAATGA
- a CDS encoding sensor domain-containing diguanylate cyclase, producing MDEHFYKRILESICEGIYYIDNKRIIKFWNKGAEKITGFAYDEVINKHCHINILKHIDEKGNELCFAGCPLCKTIEDGQRRKMQIYLQHKNGHRVPVEIYTSPVYDEGKIVGGVEMFTDVTEKKQVFTRIKELEELEKLTMKDYLTNLPNRRYLERYLESKLSEYKNMGIEFGIAFIDVDNFKKVNDTYGHDMGDKVLKMLSCTYTNSLRKSDIVGRWGGEEFIVIFVGIDEKRLPIITEKIRMLAEKSSIRMDNDLKVTISIGATMIKKDDTIDTLIKRADELMYHSKKKGKNKVTIG from the coding sequence ATGGATGAACACTTTTACAAAAGAATACTAGAAAGTATTTGTGAAGGTATATACTATATTGATAATAAAAGAATAATTAAATTTTGGAATAAGGGAGCAGAAAAAATTACTGGATTTGCTTATGATGAAGTTATAAATAAACATTGCCATATAAATATTTTGAAACATATAGATGAGAAGGGAAATGAGCTTTGTTTTGCTGGATGTCCACTATGTAAGACAATAGAAGATGGACAGAGAAGAAAAATGCAAATTTATTTGCAACATAAAAATGGTCACAGAGTTCCTGTGGAAATTTATACAAGTCCTGTTTATGATGAGGGTAAAATCGTTGGTGGAGTAGAAATGTTTACAGATGTTACAGAAAAAAAACAGGTATTTACACGTATTAAAGAGTTAGAGGAGTTAGAAAAATTAACTATGAAAGATTATCTTACTAACTTACCAAATAGAAGATACTTAGAAAGATATTTAGAGTCTAAATTGAGTGAATATAAGAATATGGGGATAGAGTTTGGAATAGCGTTCATAGACGTGGATAACTTTAAAAAAGTTAATGATACATATGGGCATGATATGGGAGATAAAGTTTTAAAAATGTTATCATGTACGTATACTAATTCATTAAGAAAATCTGATATAGTAGGCAGATGGGGTGGAGAAGAATTTATAGTTATATTTGTAGGTATTGATGAAAAGAGGTTACCTATAATTACAGAGAAAATTCGTATGTTGGCTGAAAAGTCAAGTATAAGAATGGATAATGATTTAAAAGTAACTATATCCATTGGAGCAACTATGATTAAAAAAGATGATACCATAGATACTCTTATTAAACGTGCAGATGAATTAATGTATCATAGCAAGAAGAAGGGGAAAAATAAAGTAACTATCGGATAG
- a CDS encoding ABC transporter permease, protein MFWNLFKKEFKYIFKNITFYIFIVVVGFFYFSQFSPPTTNESLKPSTPQELKAQNKRVWYGAKQVVDPKKEIREIYMNLYRDYQSGHTLKNRLILNLNVNLSEEEKQYIKEAMDKIAPEEYLEKNDEKLIKVSYEEYLNIVRDLDEKLGGSTFYSDKNRKDMGGEPQTYEDALKSYKELLKHKITNAEGRLFADYLGISAGIFPVFLSAFILMKDKRSKMQELICSRSISSYTYVLSKYAALCTALLIPFLIFASHATFTFYRIAKFNNYNIDMLAFFKYTFYWIGPTILFTTALGMLISVVFNNGIIAIPIQFILWHSSLLPLSGDYSLSKFVIRFNCLGGYSNYIKWGSSIALNRIFYVTVSIILALITAYIWSKKRGVVGERIK, encoded by the coding sequence ATGTTTTGGAATTTATTTAAAAAAGAATTTAAATATATATTTAAAAATATTACTTTTTATATATTTATAGTAGTTGTTGGATTTTTTTACTTTAGCCAGTTTTCGCCACCAACTACAAATGAAAGCTTAAAACCTTCCACGCCTCAAGAGCTTAAAGCTCAAAATAAACGTGTATGGTATGGCGCTAAGCAGGTAGTAGACCCTAAAAAGGAAATTAGAGAAATATATATGAATTTATATAGAGATTATCAATCAGGACACACGTTGAAAAATAGACTTATTTTGAATCTAAATGTAAATTTAAGTGAAGAAGAAAAACAATATATTAAGGAGGCTATGGATAAAATAGCCCCAGAGGAATATTTAGAGAAGAATGATGAAAAATTAATAAAGGTATCTTATGAGGAATACTTAAATATTGTAAGAGATTTAGATGAAAAGTTAGGGGGATCCACTTTCTATTCAGATAAAAATAGAAAAGATATGGGCGGTGAACCTCAAACTTATGAAGATGCGCTAAAGTCTTATAAAGAACTTTTAAAGCATAAAATAACAAATGCTGAAGGAAGACTATTTGCTGATTATCTTGGTATTTCAGCTGGGATTTTTCCTGTATTTTTATCAGCATTTATACTTATGAAGGATAAAAGAAGTAAAATGCAAGAATTGATTTGCAGTAGGAGCATTTCCTCATATACTTATGTATTATCAAAGTATGCTGCTCTATGTACAGCTTTATTAATACCATTTTTAATATTTGCATCCCATGCCACTTTTACCTTTTATAGGATAGCCAAATTTAATAATTATAATATTGATATGTTAGCATTTTTTAAATATACATTTTATTGGATAGGACCAACCATACTTTTTACTACGGCTTTAGGCATGCTTATTTCAGTTGTTTTTAATAACGGAATAATAGCTATACCAATACAATTTATCTTATGGCACAGTTCTTTATTGCCATTAAGTGGGGATTATTCTTTAAGTAAATTTGTTATTAGATTCAATTGTTTAGGCGGGTATTCAAATTATATTAAATGGGGCAGTAGTATAGCTTTAAATAGAATATTTTATGTTACAGTTTCTATTATATTAGCTTTAATTACAGCATATATATGGTCGAAAAAAAGAGGTGTAGTAGGTGAAAGAATCAAGTAA
- a CDS encoding ABC transporter ATP-binding protein: MNITINNLGKSYGKKEVLKDINLEIEEGMFGLLGPNGAGKTTLMRILTTLIPKNQGNIKINNIDISNKKEIRKTIGYLPQDFSIYPTMSVYEALDYLALLSGIKNKIVRKERIEYLLQKVNLENHKNTKVRALSGGMKRRLGIAQAILHHPKIIIVDEPTAGLDPEERIRFRNLLRDFSEGRIVILSTHIVEDVEFTCENLAILNNGGLLYTGKVKELLQDAEGYVWTVNINREELDSVRNEYQIISTVSEGDLIKLRLISKDKPFENANSVKPSIEDAYMKLMKEV, translated from the coding sequence ATGAATATTACAATAAATAATCTAGGAAAATCTTATGGTAAAAAGGAAGTGCTAAAAGACATTAATTTAGAGATTGAGGAAGGAATGTTTGGACTTTTAGGACCAAATGGAGCAGGTAAAACTACTTTAATGAGAATACTTACAACTTTAATACCAAAAAATCAAGGGAATATAAAAATAAACAATATAGATATAAGCAATAAAAAAGAGATTAGAAAAACAATAGGGTATCTTCCACAGGATTTTTCTATCTATCCTACTATGTCCGTATATGAAGCATTAGATTATTTAGCACTTTTGTCAGGTATTAAAAATAAAATTGTAAGGAAAGAGAGAATAGAGTATTTATTACAAAAAGTAAATCTTGAAAATCACAAAAATACTAAAGTAAGGGCTTTATCAGGTGGTATGAAAAGAAGGTTGGGCATTGCACAAGCTATACTTCACCATCCTAAAATTATAATTGTAGATGAGCCAACGGCAGGATTAGATCCAGAGGAAAGAATAAGGTTTCGTAATCTTTTAAGGGATTTTTCAGAAGGTAGAATTGTTATTTTATCTACTCATATAGTAGAAGATGTAGAGTTTACTTGTGAGAATTTAGCTATCTTAAACAATGGGGGATTATTATATACAGGTAAAGTTAAGGAACTTTTACAAGATGCAGAAGGATATGTTTGGACAGTTAATATTAATAGAGAAGAGCTTGATAGTGTAAGAAATGAATATCAAATAATATCAACAGTTTCAGAAGGAGACTTAATAAAATTAAGACTTATATCAAAAGATAAACCTTTTGAAAATGCAAACAGTGTTAAACCTTCTATTGAAGATGCATATATGAAGCTTATGAAGGAGGTGTAG
- a CDS encoding RNA polymerase sigma factor, protein MEEDLKLMRRFKNGDEESFEKLVVKYRKNAICFCESFIHDYHIAEDIAQEGFAYIYVYKERYNEKYAFKTYLFTILRNKSIDYIRKNRSIPLEKIPDNISPYETEKVVLQKEERNLIKEKINKLNDDYRTVIYLIDFQDFSYKDAAKIMGKNLIQIKVLIYRARQKLKLLIKEEG, encoded by the coding sequence ATGGAGGAAGACTTAAAGTTAATGCGACGATTTAAAAATGGGGATGAAGAAAGCTTTGAAAAACTTGTTGTTAAGTATAGAAAGAATGCTATATGTTTTTGTGAAAGTTTTATACATGACTACCATATAGCAGAAGATATTGCACAAGAAGGTTTTGCTTATATTTATGTTTATAAAGAAAGGTACAATGAAAAGTATGCATTTAAGACGTATTTATTTACAATCTTAAGAAATAAAAGTATTGATTATATAAGAAAAAACAGGAGTATACCTTTGGAGAAAATCCCCGATAATATTTCCCCATATGAAACTGAAAAGGTTGTGTTACAGAAGGAAGAAAGAAATTTAATTAAGGAAAAAATTAATAAATTAAATGATGATTATAGGACAGTTATTTATTTAATAGATTTTCAGGATTTTAGCTATAAAGATGCAGCTAAAATTATGGGAAAAAACTTAATTCAGATAAAAGTTTTAATATATAGAGCAAGACAAAAATTAAAATTATTGATTAAAGAGGAGGGGTAA
- a CDS encoding ECF transporter S component — MSEKVLSKSKISTKQITTIGMLFAVTIVLGATGWGFIPIPPLKLTIMHIPVIIASILEGPIVGALTGLLFGIFSMIQAINTPTPVSFIFLNPIVAVIPRILIGVTPYYAYKLIKTKWKKVNLGLSVLIGSFTNTIGVMGLIYLLYIDQYANALHISHSLAVKTILFYILNGFVSGSFAVVVSMPIIMAVKKIRK, encoded by the coding sequence ATGTCAGAAAAAGTTTTATCAAAATCAAAAATCTCAACAAAACAAATCACAACAATAGGTATGCTCTTTGCAGTAACTATTGTACTTGGAGCTACTGGGTGGGGATTTATTCCTATTCCACCGTTAAAATTGACTATAATGCATATACCAGTAATTATAGCTTCAATACTTGAAGGACCTATAGTTGGTGCTTTAACTGGATTGTTATTTGGTATTTTCAGTATGATTCAAGCCATCAACACTCCAACACCAGTTTCTTTTATATTTTTAAACCCTATAGTAGCAGTAATTCCAAGAATACTTATAGGAGTAACACCATATTATGCTTATAAGTTAATAAAGACAAAATGGAAAAAAGTGAATTTGGGACTTTCTGTGTTGATTGGATCTTTTACTAATACTATTGGAGTAATGGGATTAATATACCTTTTATATATAGATCAGTATGCTAATGCACTTCACATTTCTCACAGCTTAGCAGTTAAAACTATATTATTTTATATTTTAAATGGTTTTGTATCAGGATCGTTTGCTGTTGTAGTATCTATGCCAATAATAATGGCAGTTAAGAAAATAAGAAAATAA